Sequence from the Deltaproteobacteria bacterium genome:
GCGCACGAAACGCCCGAATGCGGCCTCGTCGCCGACGCGGGCGAGGTCCCGCACGTCGCGTTGGATATAGGTCTGCACGTAGGAGCCGTAAAACAACTCCGGACTCGGCGCCCGGTTGGCCGACATCGCGGGAAACGACCCGCGCCAGATTCGTCGATACAATTCGCGAAGACCGATCCGCTCCTCCGCGTTCCGCCGGCGCGTCACGCCGGAGGGGAACGGCTTGGCGAACCGCCCTTCCCCCCGCGCTTCCGCGAGCGTCAAACCCATGAGGCGCACCACCGCGACACGTCCGGCCAACGACTCCGACACTCCGTGCATGAGCTCGAACGCCTGCGATCCCGTCAGCCAGAACAATCCCTTGAGCCCGCTCTCGTCCGCCATCATCTTGATATGCGGAAGCAGACCCGGCGCGTACTGGATCTCGTCGATCAGGAGCGGCGGCTGAAATCGTTGAAGGAAGAGCGCCGGGTCTTCGCGGGCGAGCGCGAGCGCGCCCGGGTCGTCCAGTGTGACGTACGTCCGTCGCGCCTCGCGGATCCGGCGCAGAAGCGTGGTTTTCCCCACCTGCCGCGCCCCGGTGACCAGCAGCACCGGAAACTCGCGCGACGCGCGGCGCGCGAAGGCTTCGAGGGTGCGCGGCAGGTAGGCCATCGAACCGGTACTCCGTCCAATTTGCAATCTGACTGCAAATTAGACGATACGCGCGATCCGTCAAGATCTCTTGAAAAGAAGGGAGGATGTCGAATGGAGAGTGTTGAACGAGGAAACCTCCATCCTTCGTCGCGCGGCCCTCAATTCTCCATTCTCCATTCACAATTCGCCATTGGGCCTCCGCCCCTCACCCCTCGTCGGGAAACTCGCGGCCCTCGACCTCGGCGATGCGCGCGCGCCACGCGGCGGGCACCTCGCACTTGCGCCCCTCGCGGTAGTTGAACGCCACCACGACGCTTTCGCCCTCGGCGGCCACGCGGCCCAGCGACGAACTCGCGATCGCGTAACGCATGTGGAACCGGTCGCGCTCGATGCGTTCGACGCGCGCGCCGACGAGCAGCCGATCGGGGTAGTCGAGCGGGGCTTTGAAGCGGCTCGCCGCCGACGCGAGGATCGGCCCGACGATCATCTCCTCGCCCAGGCGGATCACGCCGGTCGTCTCGAAATAGCGGATGCGGGCGGATTCGTAGTAGCGAAAATACTGGACGTTGTTCAGGTGGCCGAAGGTGTCCATGTCGCCCCAGACCAGATCGAGCTCGATCACAACGCGAAAATCGGGGAGCAGTTCAC
This genomic interval carries:
- a CDS encoding ATP-binding protein, coding for MAYLPRTLEAFARRASREFPVLLVTGARQVGKTTLLRRIREARRTYVTLDDPGALALAREDPALFLQRFQPPLLIDEIQYAPGLLPHIKMMADESGLKGLFWLTGSQAFELMHGVSESLAGRVAVVRLMGLTLAEARGEGRFAKPFPSGVTRRRNAEERIGLRELYRRIWRGSFPAMSANRAPSPELFYGSYVQTYIQRDVRDLARVGDEAAFGRFVRACAARTAQLLNLSDLARDAAISVNTAKAWLSILETSGLVYLLEPWHSNVTKRLVKTPKLFFADTGLCSHLTQWSSPETLEAGAMAGPILETWAVSEIVKSYCHAGMRPPVYFYRDKDQVEIDLVIVRDGAMHPVEIKKTASPTASDARHFSRLDGFGLKVGRGTVLCLVDTDLPLTKNAIAMPVSWI
- a CDS encoding acyl-CoA thioesterase, with the translated sequence MRELLPDFRVVIELDLVWGDMDTFGHLNNVQYFRYYESARIRYFETTGVIRLGEEMIVGPILASAASRFKAPLDYPDRLLVGARVERIERDRFHMRYAIASSSLGRVAAEGESVVVAFNYREGRKCEVPAAWRARIAEVEGREFPDEG